Proteins encoded within one genomic window of Couchioplanes caeruleus:
- a CDS encoding phosphatidylserine decarboxylase produces MTFPSVSAAPVTAVGPRAARSLTAEFARQNAATTALVIGADHASAVVAAALEALLPGDTLILVASERSTVGLLRDHITGLGSWIAERVRIVESLAEAEPADVVILGEPLTGTAEETRAVLDGLSKYLTDGAVVSVATPATPGRTDGAAAELFRQSALFGVGSDLVLRNQPPLRVHKLRFTPADTAKAATLAPAYRPSSVPVTRSMHLDSNGVAAAGIALGLAALARRARPASKLWLLPALAAAPVAAFFRDPERDVPGDPAAVVAASDGKVLSVERLTDERLGDGEFLRIAVFLSVLDVHVNRVPVAGRVTDYFVIDGGYANAMTAAAEHNVAAYTVLDTDRGTVAVAQRTGLIARRIVQRIPVGTLVARGERMGLIRFGSRTDVYLPADRAEATVAVGDKVRGGTSVIARWI; encoded by the coding sequence ATGACGTTTCCCTCCGTGTCCGCCGCGCCCGTGACCGCCGTCGGCCCCCGCGCCGCACGCAGCCTCACCGCCGAGTTCGCCCGCCAGAACGCGGCGACGACGGCGCTCGTGATCGGCGCCGACCACGCGTCAGCCGTGGTGGCCGCGGCGCTCGAGGCCCTGCTTCCCGGCGACACCCTCATCCTGGTCGCAAGCGAGCGGAGCACCGTCGGCCTGCTGCGCGACCACATCACCGGGTTGGGGAGCTGGATCGCCGAGCGGGTGCGGATCGTCGAGTCGCTCGCCGAGGCGGAGCCCGCCGACGTGGTCATCCTCGGCGAGCCGCTGACCGGCACGGCCGAGGAGACCCGCGCCGTCCTCGACGGCCTGAGCAAATACCTCACCGACGGCGCGGTGGTCTCGGTCGCGACGCCGGCGACCCCCGGGCGGACGGACGGAGCGGCCGCCGAGCTGTTCCGGCAGAGCGCCCTCTTCGGGGTGGGTTCCGACCTCGTGCTGCGCAACCAGCCGCCGCTGCGCGTCCACAAGCTGCGCTTCACGCCGGCGGACACCGCGAAGGCGGCGACGCTGGCACCGGCGTACCGGCCGTCCAGCGTGCCGGTGACCCGGAGCATGCATCTCGACTCCAACGGCGTGGCCGCGGCGGGCATCGCCCTGGGTCTGGCCGCCCTGGCGCGCCGGGCCCGCCCGGCGTCGAAGTTGTGGCTGCTCCCCGCGCTGGCGGCGGCGCCCGTGGCGGCCTTCTTCCGCGACCCGGAGCGCGACGTCCCGGGCGATCCCGCCGCCGTGGTGGCGGCCAGTGACGGCAAGGTCCTGTCGGTGGAAAGGCTGACCGACGAGCGCCTCGGCGACGGCGAGTTCCTGCGCATCGCGGTCTTCCTGTCGGTGTTGGACGTGCACGTCAACCGCGTCCCGGTCGCGGGCCGGGTGACCGACTACTTCGTGATCGACGGCGGCTACGCCAACGCCATGACGGCCGCGGCGGAGCACAACGTGGCGGCGTACACGGTCCTGGACACCGATCGCGGGACCGTGGCGGTCGCCCAGCGGACGGGCCTGATCGCCCGCCGCATCGTCCAGCGCATCCCGGTGGGCACCCTGGTGGCCCGGGGCGAGCGCATGGGCCTGATCCGCTTCGGCTCCCGCACCGACGTCTACCTCCCGGCGGACCGGGCCGAGGCGACGGTCGCCGTAGGCGACAAGGTCCGCGGAGGCACCTCGGTGATCGCCCGCTGGATCTGA
- a CDS encoding ATP-binding protein has translation MRSAAITATAVPPPTRRLYRPREHRVIAGVAAGIARHLGISVTAVRIALVLLLGFNGLGLLLYAVFWAVLPLQAPTGVTPRRDLVLLLPFGAIGLGVVLLQALVSSDNGVAGTVGWLVAVIAVGAGVIWHQSDPTRRSQWTDGASQTPWLAAVVAESDRRSFVFRFIGGGVLVAVGVIGVLAVFLPKGNLTTVFNGVIFALVGLLGVGVVVAPLLWRTFSQLRSEREGRIREQERAEVAAMIHDQVLHTLALIQRNSTDIKEVQRLARGQERSLRNWLYKPAASPTERFSAALEQAAAEVEDTYAISVETVVVGDTQCDERVAALVAAAREALVNAARHAGVRTVSLYAEVEDDELSVFVRDRGAGFDLNAVEDTRHGVRGSIIGRMQRHGGKAVIRSEPGDGTEVRLTLPASRDSVAAGKENAR, from the coding sequence GTGAGGAGCGCAGCGATCACCGCCACCGCCGTACCGCCACCGACGCGCCGCCTCTATCGGCCGCGCGAGCACCGCGTCATCGCCGGTGTCGCGGCCGGCATCGCGCGCCACCTCGGCATATCCGTCACAGCGGTCCGCATCGCCCTGGTCCTGCTGCTCGGCTTCAACGGCCTGGGCCTGCTGCTGTACGCCGTCTTCTGGGCGGTGCTGCCGCTGCAGGCGCCGACCGGGGTGACCCCCCGGCGCGACCTGGTGCTGCTGTTGCCGTTCGGCGCCATCGGCCTGGGCGTGGTGCTGCTGCAGGCGCTGGTCTCGAGCGACAACGGCGTGGCCGGGACGGTCGGCTGGCTGGTCGCGGTCATCGCGGTCGGCGCCGGTGTGATCTGGCATCAGTCCGATCCCACCCGGCGCAGCCAGTGGACGGACGGCGCCTCGCAGACCCCGTGGCTTGCCGCCGTGGTAGCCGAGAGTGACCGCCGGTCCTTCGTGTTCCGCTTCATCGGCGGCGGCGTGCTGGTCGCGGTCGGCGTCATCGGCGTGCTGGCGGTCTTCCTGCCCAAGGGCAACCTCACCACGGTCTTCAACGGCGTGATCTTCGCTCTGGTCGGGCTGCTCGGGGTCGGCGTGGTGGTGGCGCCGCTGCTGTGGCGCACGTTCAGCCAGCTCCGCTCCGAGCGGGAGGGGCGCATCCGCGAGCAGGAGCGCGCCGAGGTCGCCGCCATGATTCACGACCAGGTGCTGCACACGCTCGCCCTCATTCAGCGCAACTCCACCGACATCAAAGAGGTGCAGCGGCTCGCCCGAGGTCAGGAACGCTCGCTGCGCAACTGGCTCTACAAACCGGCCGCGTCGCCGACCGAGCGGTTCTCGGCCGCCCTGGAACAGGCCGCCGCCGAGGTCGAGGACACGTACGCGATCTCGGTCGAGACCGTCGTGGTCGGCGACACGCAGTGTGACGAGCGGGTCGCCGCCCTGGTCGCGGCCGCGCGCGAGGCCCTGGTCAACGCCGCCCGGCACGCGGGCGTACGGACCGTCTCGCTGTACGCGGAAGTCGAGGACGACGAGCTCAGCGTCTTCGTCCGCGACCGCGGCGCCGGCTTCGATCTGAACGCGGTGGAAGATACCCGCCATGGCGTACGCGGCTCGATCATCGGACGTATGCAGCGGCACGGCGGCAAGGCCGTGATCCGCAGCGAACCCGGGGACGGCACGGAGGTCCGCCTGACACTGCCCGCCTCGCGCGACAGCGTCGCCGCCGGAAAGGAGAACGCACGATGA
- a CDS encoding response regulator: protein MTETAAEEGRRLTVFLVDDHAMFRAGVRAELGVHVDVVGEASSVAEAVARIAATEPDVVLLDVHMPDGGGRAVLDAMRRTHPQVKFLALSVSDAAEDVIGLIRAGARGYVTKTISPDELAAAVRRVADGDAVFSPRLAGFVLDAFAARPDVPVADPELDQLTNREREVLRLLARGYAYKEIAKELYISIKTVETHVSNVLRKLQMSNRYELSRWAADRRLV, encoded by the coding sequence ATGACCGAGACCGCCGCCGAGGAGGGCCGCCGCCTCACCGTCTTCCTCGTGGACGACCACGCGATGTTCCGGGCCGGCGTCCGCGCCGAGCTGGGCGTGCACGTCGACGTGGTGGGGGAGGCCAGCTCCGTGGCCGAGGCGGTCGCCCGCATCGCCGCCACCGAGCCCGACGTCGTGCTGCTCGACGTGCACATGCCCGACGGCGGGGGCCGGGCCGTGCTGGACGCGATGCGGCGTACGCACCCACAGGTCAAGTTTCTGGCGCTGTCGGTGTCCGACGCCGCCGAGGACGTGATCGGTCTGATCCGGGCCGGCGCGCGCGGCTACGTCACCAAGACCATCTCGCCCGACGAGCTGGCCGCGGCGGTCCGGCGGGTGGCCGACGGCGACGCGGTGTTCAGCCCGCGGTTGGCCGGCTTCGTGCTGGACGCCTTCGCCGCGCGCCCGGACGTCCCGGTGGCCGATCCGGAGCTCGATCAGCTCACCAACCGTGAGCGGGAGGTGCTGCGGTTGCTGGCGCGTGGGTACGCGTACAAGGAGATCGCCAAGGAGCTGTACATCTCCATCAAGACGGTGGAGACGCATGTGTCGAACGTGTTGCGGAAACTGCAGATGTCCAACCGCTATGAACTGTCCAGATGGGCGGCGGATCGTCGGCTCGTCTAG
- a CDS encoding peptide ABC transporter substrate-binding protein, with the protein MFGNRPWKMAVGATAIALFAAGCGGGSEEADSASNSIVIGIAEPQHLIPSNTTESGGAQVLAALFYPLIDFDAENKPFEVAAESVTSDDNKVWTVKLKPGFTFHNGEQVVADNYIDAWNYGAYGPNAQGASYFYERIEGYADLQSKDPDGEEGPQKAPEPKAKTLTGLKKIDDSTFTVTLSAPFAGWKSVMGYTAFHPLPKAAFSAPGKIADGFEDAIIGNGPFKMKGTWQHDSKIEVEKVQGFKGEVPKIDGVTFKIYQDAKAEYADLVAGNDDVQTQIPIESLASAPGDLGERFKKSPASTFQFVGFPTFDKSFSNVNVRKALSMAVNRKEITDQIFLGSQTPAASFVSPAVAGYRENTCGASCEYNPTEAKKLWTENNGPAKVQITYNADGGHKAWVDAMCNQIKQALQIDCTGVGEPKFADLLTKVEKKQPVGLIRLGWVMDYPLMENYLGPLYATGGSSNYYGYSNPAFDNLVKEGSAAKTTEEAVAKWQAAEDILAKDMPVIPLRFGQNNFGHSEKVTNVEVDIFTKVNLYKIEVKK; encoded by the coding sequence ATGTTTGGGAATCGCCCATGGAAGATGGCGGTCGGCGCGACCGCCATCGCCTTGTTCGCTGCAGGCTGCGGAGGCGGGTCGGAGGAAGCTGACTCCGCGTCCAACAGCATCGTCATCGGAATCGCTGAACCGCAGCACCTGATCCCGTCGAACACGACGGAAAGCGGTGGTGCGCAGGTCCTTGCCGCACTTTTCTACCCGCTCATCGACTTCGACGCGGAGAACAAGCCCTTTGAGGTTGCCGCCGAGTCGGTCACCTCGGACGACAACAAGGTCTGGACGGTGAAGCTGAAGCCGGGCTTCACCTTCCACAACGGCGAGCAGGTTGTCGCCGACAACTACATCGACGCGTGGAACTACGGCGCCTACGGCCCCAACGCCCAGGGTGCCTCCTACTTCTACGAGCGCATCGAGGGTTACGCGGACCTCCAGTCCAAGGACCCGGACGGCGAGGAGGGCCCGCAGAAGGCCCCCGAGCCGAAGGCCAAGACCCTGACCGGTCTGAAGAAGATCGACGACTCGACCTTCACCGTGACGCTCTCCGCGCCGTTCGCCGGCTGGAAGTCCGTCATGGGCTACACCGCCTTCCACCCGCTGCCCAAGGCCGCGTTCTCCGCTCCCGGCAAGATCGCCGACGGCTTCGAGGACGCGATCATCGGTAACGGTCCCTTCAAGATGAAGGGCACCTGGCAGCACGACTCGAAGATCGAGGTCGAGAAGGTCCAGGGCTTCAAGGGCGAGGTACCGAAGATCGACGGCGTGACCTTCAAGATCTACCAGGACGCGAAGGCCGAGTACGCCGACCTCGTCGCCGGCAACGACGACGTGCAGACCCAGATCCCGATCGAGAGCCTGGCGTCCGCGCCGGGCGACCTGGGCGAGCGCTTCAAGAAGAGCCCGGCCTCGACCTTCCAGTTCGTCGGCTTCCCGACGTTCGACAAGTCGTTCTCGAACGTCAACGTGCGTAAGGCCCTCTCCATGGCGGTCAACCGCAAGGAGATCACCGACCAGATCTTCCTCGGCTCGCAGACCCCGGCCGCCAGCTTCGTGTCGCCCGCCGTCGCGGGCTACCGCGAGAACACCTGTGGTGCCAGCTGCGAGTACAACCCCACCGAGGCCAAGAAACTCTGGACGGAGAACAACGGCCCGGCTAAGGTCCAGATCACCTACAACGCCGACGGTGGCCACAAGGCCTGGGTCGACGCGATGTGCAACCAGATCAAGCAGGCGTTGCAGATCGACTGCACCGGTGTCGGCGAGCCCAAGTTCGCCGACCTGCTGACCAAGGTCGAGAAGAAGCAGCCGGTCGGCCTGATCCGCCTCGGCTGGGTCATGGACTACCCGCTGATGGAGAACTACCTCGGCCCGCTGTACGCCACCGGTGGTTCCTCGAACTACTACGGCTACAGCAACCCGGCGTTCGACAACCTGGTGAAGGAAGGCTCCGCGGCGAAGACGACCGAGGAGGCCGTCGCCAAGTGGCAGGCCGCCGAGGACATCCTCGCCAAGGACATGCCCGTCATCCCGCTCCGCTTCGGCCAGAACAACTTCGGCCACTCGGAGAAGGTGACCAACGTAGAGGTGGACATCTTCACTAAGGTGAACCTCTACAAGATCGAAGTGAAGAAGTGA
- a CDS encoding NUDIX hydrolase, with protein sequence MTPALEPLRRIAAYAVATDPHGRVLLVRASARSGTPGIWSLPGGAVDHGEDPNHTVVRETAAETGLSVAVTGLRDVLADMRSLPHRGVTIHTDRLIYEVSVRGGNLIDRVGQPTDMARWHTLEEAQELRLRPFTAAALGLPAASADLRPEEVPDFPSFYAYPGPDGLHRAQRFAAYAIATDPRNRLLLTRVAPGYPGEGCWHLPGGGTDYGEQPGTALIRELVEETGQQGRLVELLGVASHRDAASLGPEGYPIDWHGVRAFYRVAVDAPTEVAVGDVGGSTSEARWMALTDVAALPSDQLTEVTADALRAAGLL encoded by the coding sequence GTGACCCCCGCACTGGAGCCGCTCCGCAGGATTGCGGCATACGCCGTCGCGACCGATCCCCACGGCCGCGTCCTTCTCGTCCGGGCCTCGGCCCGCTCCGGCACGCCCGGCATCTGGTCCCTGCCCGGCGGCGCCGTCGACCACGGCGAGGACCCGAACCACACCGTCGTCCGGGAGACCGCTGCGGAGACCGGACTGTCGGTCGCCGTCACCGGCTTGCGCGACGTTCTGGCCGACATGCGCTCGCTGCCGCACCGCGGCGTCACGATCCATACCGATCGCCTCATCTACGAGGTCTCGGTGCGCGGCGGCAACCTCATCGACCGGGTGGGCCAGCCGACCGACATGGCCCGGTGGCACACCCTCGAGGAGGCGCAGGAGCTGCGGCTGCGCCCGTTCACCGCCGCCGCGCTGGGGCTGCCCGCCGCCAGCGCCGACCTGCGGCCCGAGGAAGTTCCCGACTTCCCGTCGTTCTACGCCTATCCGGGGCCGGACGGACTGCACCGCGCGCAGCGCTTCGCCGCGTACGCGATCGCGACCGACCCGCGGAACCGTCTGCTGCTGACCCGCGTGGCCCCGGGCTACCCGGGCGAGGGCTGCTGGCACCTGCCCGGCGGCGGGACGGACTACGGCGAGCAGCCCGGCACCGCCCTGATCCGCGAGCTCGTCGAGGAGACCGGGCAGCAGGGCCGCCTGGTCGAGCTGCTCGGCGTGGCCAGCCACCGCGACGCGGCCTCGCTGGGTCCCGAGGGCTATCCGATCGACTGGCACGGCGTCCGCGCCTTCTACCGGGTCGCCGTCGACGCGCCCACCGAGGTGGCGGTCGGGGACGTCGGCGGCTCCACCTCCGAGGCGCGCTGGATGGCGCTCACGGACGTCGCGGCCCTGCCCTCCGATCAGCTCACCGAGGTCACCGCCGATGCTCTCCGGGCCGCCGGCCTGCTCTGA
- a CDS encoding PspC domain-containing protein: protein MTDPTVAPYKQLRRPLDDRIVAGVCSGLGRYLSVDPVLVRVGFAALAVLTWGTAVLAYPIAWFLMPEEPAPAPQDWLDPAHPSWGQPPVPPAAPPASGLADPTPASPAHSTPASVAPTSTPPAA, encoded by the coding sequence ATGACTGATCCGACCGTCGCTCCGTACAAGCAACTTCGCCGCCCCCTCGACGACCGCATCGTCGCCGGCGTGTGCAGCGGCCTCGGCCGCTACCTGTCCGTCGACCCCGTGCTCGTCCGCGTCGGCTTCGCCGCACTGGCGGTGCTGACCTGGGGTACCGCGGTGCTCGCCTACCCGATCGCCTGGTTCCTGATGCCGGAGGAGCCCGCCCCGGCCCCCCAGGACTGGCTCGATCCCGCGCACCCCTCGTGGGGACAACCCCCGGTCCCTCCCGCCGCCCCGCCGGCGAGCGGCCTGGCAGACCCCACCCCGGCGAGCCCGGCACACTCCACCCCGGCGAGCGTCGCACCGACGAGCACCCCGCCCGCCGCATGA
- a CDS encoding CDP-alcohol phosphatidyltransferase family protein — MPRTPWRRRRTTDSPRPAGRRWAGRLRRGGSLARQALLVRVGGRSAEARRAATATRAEVIYTGTELVSVAGRGRTVATSGSHGAVAMAQPATIEAESGALLPGEHTVRRRISFALVNLCTLASLGLGLLAIFLAMQGETRFAAACLVACVAFDGLDGALARRLGVSSPFGAQMDSLADMCSFGLAAPVVVYASLAHTVPTAAAGVACVLVAGCAAIRLARFNVSPKDGKFFSGVPTTMAAAVLALTVLIGLPLPGIVVLGGVALLAFAMVSSFPYAKLARIVKLPPWLWLLPVVGALVDARLTFVMVVGAYLLSGPVMWVRVRRA, encoded by the coding sequence GTGCCGAGAACCCCGTGGCGCCGGCGTCGAACGACGGATAGTCCCCGTCCCGCCGGGCGTCGTTGGGCAGGCCGGCTGCGCCGCGGCGGAAGTCTCGCCCGGCAGGCCCTGCTGGTGCGAGTGGGAGGCCGATCCGCGGAAGCGCGCCGCGCCGCCACCGCCACCCGGGCGGAAGTCATCTACACCGGCACGGAGCTCGTGTCGGTCGCCGGTCGTGGCCGCACGGTGGCCACCTCGGGCAGCCACGGCGCGGTCGCCATGGCCCAGCCGGCCACGATCGAGGCCGAGTCGGGGGCGCTGCTCCCCGGCGAGCACACGGTCCGCCGCCGCATCAGCTTCGCGCTGGTCAACTTGTGCACCCTGGCGAGCCTCGGCCTCGGCCTGCTCGCCATCTTCCTCGCCATGCAGGGCGAGACCCGCTTCGCCGCCGCCTGCCTGGTGGCCTGCGTGGCCTTCGACGGGCTCGACGGTGCCCTGGCCCGGCGGCTCGGGGTCTCCAGCCCGTTCGGCGCGCAGATGGACTCCCTGGCCGACATGTGCTCGTTCGGGCTCGCGGCGCCCGTGGTGGTCTACGCCTCGCTCGCGCACACGGTGCCGACGGCCGCGGCCGGGGTGGCGTGCGTGCTCGTCGCGGGCTGTGCCGCGATCCGGCTGGCCCGGTTCAACGTGTCGCCCAAGGACGGGAAGTTCTTCTCCGGCGTGCCGACGACGATGGCCGCGGCGGTGCTCGCCTTGACGGTGCTCATCGGCCTGCCGCTGCCGGGGATCGTGGTACTCGGCGGGGTGGCCCTGCTGGCGTTCGCGATGGTCTCCAGCTTCCCGTACGCGAAGCTTGCCCGGATCGTGAAGCTGCCGCCGTGGCTCTGGCTGCTTCCGGTCGTGGGCGCGCTGGTGGACGCCCGACTGACGTTCGTGATGGTGGTCGGTGCCTACCTGCTCAGCGGCCCGGTCATGTGGGTGCGGGTCCGCCGCGCCTGA
- a CDS encoding PspC domain-containing protein — protein sequence MTDEAAQSREAAGSSQDAPAPSAVPPSPSGTFTTPEDGQADSSGYESAAASEPPPAETPPAAGPPPPPPPPPGGNAPPWFSAPDGPSFSREKLVRPARGRYIAGVCAAIARATNTDPVLWRVLLAVLGFFGGVGVLVYLIGWLLIAAEGDTASPVESLLGRGRSAMAPLSVVLLGATTMLTFAFIVRDGFRATLLAAAVLLCGALVLKKSSRSTGSGTVPGAAAGDPWAAAATFPTAPTAAPTPAPTPDDDPTTAFAPAGGPAPAPAPAGEPVTAPLPAMPPFTPAAGATSAGTTAAGTTSATAAAPHQAPAPPKFGPPSGGFRPPFAPHGPWAQGSGQPPHGPWTQPGQPPYAPPQPTRPPKPPKPPRERSKLGRITFSSVVVVMGVLTVFDLAGAAVPVSGYFAGALATIALGLIVGAWFGRARGLIFLAILATLGLSISSGAETFGGQFANNSYRPQSLAAVADRYDFSVGTATLDLRALDFTGHDQAVTVTMRLGHVKVLLPDKVDASTSISMDDGRAVVYGRETTGKLDMQGATDLGPDGKGGGNLQLTIQMDAGNVEVTR from the coding sequence ATGACCGACGAAGCTGCCCAGTCCCGCGAAGCTGCCGGGTCGTCGCAGGACGCTCCGGCACCTTCCGCCGTTCCCCCCTCCCCTTCCGGCACGTTCACCACCCCGGAGGACGGGCAGGCGGATTCGTCCGGTTACGAGTCCGCTGCCGCGTCTGAGCCGCCGCCGGCCGAGACGCCCCCGGCCGCCGGTCCGCCGCCTCCCCCTCCGCCGCCTCCCGGCGGGAACGCGCCTCCGTGGTTCAGCGCTCCGGACGGCCCCAGCTTCTCTCGCGAGAAGCTCGTCCGTCCCGCCCGGGGCCGCTACATCGCCGGCGTGTGCGCCGCGATAGCCCGCGCCACCAACACCGATCCGGTGCTGTGGCGGGTGCTCCTCGCCGTCCTGGGCTTCTTCGGCGGCGTCGGCGTGCTCGTCTACCTGATCGGCTGGCTGCTGATCGCGGCCGAGGGCGACACCGCCTCTCCGGTCGAGTCGCTGCTCGGCCGCGGCCGCTCGGCGATGGCCCCGCTCTCGGTGGTCCTGCTCGGCGCCACGACGATGCTGACCTTCGCGTTCATCGTGCGGGACGGCTTCCGCGCCACGTTGCTGGCGGCCGCGGTGCTGCTGTGCGGCGCCCTCGTGCTCAAGAAGTCCTCCAGGTCGACGGGTTCCGGGACGGTTCCGGGGGCCGCGGCGGGCGATCCGTGGGCCGCGGCCGCCACGTTTCCCACGGCGCCGACCGCCGCTCCGACGCCGGCCCCGACGCCGGATGACGATCCGACGACCGCGTTCGCGCCCGCCGGCGGTCCGGCGCCCGCCCCGGCACCGGCCGGCGAACCGGTGACCGCGCCACTGCCGGCGATGCCGCCGTTCACCCCCGCGGCCGGAGCCACCTCGGCCGGGACCACCGCGGCCGGGACCACCTCGGCCACGGCGGCGGCGCCGCATCAGGCGCCGGCGCCGCCGAAGTTCGGGCCGCCGTCCGGGGGCTTCCGACCGCCGTTCGCACCGCACGGGCCGTGGGCGCAGGGCTCGGGACAGCCGCCGCACGGTCCCTGGACGCAGCCGGGGCAGCCGCCGTACGCCCCGCCGCAGCCCACCAGGCCGCCGAAGCCCCCGAAGCCGCCGCGCGAACGCTCGAAGCTGGGCCGGATCACCTTCTCCAGCGTCGTGGTCGTGATGGGCGTCCTGACGGTGTTCGACCTGGCCGGTGCCGCGGTGCCGGTGTCCGGGTACTTCGCGGGCGCCCTGGCCACGATCGCCCTGGGTCTTATCGTCGGCGCCTGGTTCGGCCGGGCCCGCGGGCTGATCTTCCTCGCCATCCTGGCCACGCTCGGCCTGTCCATCTCCTCCGGCGCGGAGACCTTCGGCGGCCAGTTCGCCAACAATTCGTACCGGCCGCAGAGCCTCGCGGCGGTGGCCGACCGCTACGACTTCTCGGTGGGCACCGCCACCCTCGACCTGCGTGCGCTGGACTTCACGGGACACGACCAGGCGGTCACGGTGACCATGAGGTTGGGCCACGTCAAGGTGTTGCTGCCGGACAAGGTCGACGCCAGCACGAGTATCTCCATGGACGACGGCCGGGCGGTGGTCTACGGCCGGGAGACGACCGGCAAGCTCGATATGCAGGGCGCCACTGATCTCGGCCCGGACGGCAAGGGCGGCGGCAACCTGCAACTGACGATCCAGATGGACGCGGGCAACGTGGAGGTGACCCGGTGA
- a CDS encoding NUDIX hydrolase, with protein sequence MKVRRIGAYGLCRDVAGRALLAHNSRLSAYPGLWTLPGGGVEQGEDPDDTVVREFAEETGLRVRIVGLHSVTSDVFRLPHTDTWEHTDRIIYDVEIVGGDLCDEASGTTDRVAWVTPGELPLMPFTAGALGLPVSPSEVPPDPAEPQVRTNQRFGAYGIVTDPGGRILLTRIAAGYPGAGLWHLPGGGTDHGELPEAALTRELIEETGQEGRVTGLVGTSHRHDPAAMGPEGVPVDWHVVRVLFRVSVDRPTEPVVMEEAGGSTAAAAWFDQVTARDLPLTEVAASALRRLAEESAHR encoded by the coding sequence GTGAAGGTCAGACGAATCGGAGCGTACGGTCTCTGCCGCGACGTCGCCGGGCGTGCGCTGCTGGCGCACAACTCGCGGCTGTCCGCTTACCCCGGGCTCTGGACCCTCCCCGGGGGCGGGGTCGAGCAGGGCGAAGATCCCGACGACACCGTCGTCCGGGAGTTCGCCGAGGAGACCGGCCTTCGCGTGCGCATCGTGGGACTTCACTCGGTGACCTCCGACGTTTTCCGGCTACCACACACCGATACGTGGGAACACACCGATCGGATCATTTACGACGTCGAAATCGTCGGTGGGGACCTTTGCGACGAGGCCTCCGGCACGACCGATCGCGTCGCCTGGGTGACTCCGGGCGAGCTGCCGCTGATGCCCTTCACGGCTGGCGCGCTGGGGCTGCCCGTCTCGCCCTCCGAGGTGCCACCGGACCCCGCGGAGCCTCAGGTGCGCACCAACCAGCGCTTCGGGGCGTACGGGATCGTGACGGACCCCGGCGGCCGGATCCTGCTCACCCGGATCGCGGCCGGATATCCGGGCGCCGGGCTCTGGCACCTGCCCGGCGGCGGAACGGACCACGGCGAGCTGCCGGAGGCCGCGCTGACCCGCGAGCTGATCGAGGAGACCGGGCAGGAGGGACGGGTGACAGGCCTGGTCGGCACCTCACACCGGCACGATCCCGCGGCGATGGGCCCGGAAGGCGTACCCGTGGACTGGCATGTGGTCCGTGTCCTGTTCAGGGTTTCCGTCGACCGGCCGACAGAACCAGTGGTGATGGAGGAGGCGGGCGGATCCACGGCGGCGGCGGCCTGGTTCGATCAGGTTACGGCGCGTGATCTTCCCTTGACCGAAGTCGCCGCGTCGGCGCTGCGCCGGCTCGCGGAGGAAAGCGCTCACAGGTGA